From Novipirellula artificiosorum, the proteins below share one genomic window:
- a CDS encoding mechanosensitive ion channel domain-containing protein — protein MVLLTLIASIDSGLAADSDTPTPKPQTIDVVDIPVDQLQVMVKPLTREELQVEIDAWQKLVRQTAGQIADIKRTVKVGNEVMAEAAEVDDVTDSDANTDQPDVDVGQLVEEKEQALNTLSDLQTQQTDRIERLSVVLKSFEKKGGDTESYDQYIEALRGVEIDTSDTAATWAAIKGWFRSEEGGIRWAWRLFSFFLVLAVTLLVAGFVSRIVHRWLDRTSHLSKLAEHLISRSIRRVILLLGFLIALTRLGIDIGPLLAAVGATGFIIGFALQGTLSNFASGLMILLNRPFDVGDVVNAGGVAGTVSEMNLVSTTFKSFDNQKIIVPNNEIWDSVITNVTANNTRRVDLTFGCGYDDDLDRVEQVLTEAVHDHPLVLEDPAPTIKLNELAESSVNFIVRPWSKTTDYWTVHWDLTRTIKKRFDEEGISIPFPQQDVHVKTVAGSGKPLG, from the coding sequence ATGGTTCTCCTCACTCTAATTGCAAGCATTGACTCGGGATTGGCTGCCGATAGCGACACGCCAACGCCGAAACCTCAAACCATTGATGTAGTGGACATTCCCGTTGACCAATTGCAAGTCATGGTCAAGCCGCTGACCCGTGAGGAGTTACAAGTCGAGATTGACGCATGGCAGAAATTAGTCCGTCAAACGGCGGGACAAATCGCGGACATCAAGCGCACGGTCAAAGTGGGCAACGAGGTCATGGCAGAAGCGGCCGAGGTGGACGACGTAACGGATTCCGATGCGAATACCGATCAGCCCGACGTTGATGTGGGACAGCTCGTTGAGGAAAAAGAACAGGCCCTTAACACCCTTTCCGATTTGCAGACGCAGCAGACCGATCGAATTGAACGTCTCTCTGTGGTACTCAAGTCGTTCGAAAAAAAAGGGGGAGACACCGAATCGTACGATCAATACATCGAAGCGCTGCGTGGCGTTGAAATTGACACGTCCGACACCGCAGCGACTTGGGCGGCGATCAAGGGATGGTTCAGGTCAGAGGAGGGTGGCATCCGCTGGGCGTGGCGTCTGTTCTCGTTCTTTTTGGTGCTGGCGGTGACCTTGTTGGTTGCTGGCTTCGTATCGCGAATCGTGCATCGCTGGCTTGATCGAACCTCTCATCTGTCGAAGTTGGCCGAGCACTTGATTTCTCGTAGCATCCGACGCGTGATTTTGCTGCTCGGGTTCTTGATCGCTTTGACGCGGCTAGGCATTGACATCGGCCCACTGCTTGCCGCGGTCGGAGCCACCGGCTTCATTATTGGATTTGCATTGCAAGGAACGCTCAGCAACTTCGCCAGCGGGTTGATGATATTGCTGAATCGCCCCTTTGACGTCGGAGACGTGGTGAATGCGGGTGGCGTTGCCGGGACCGTGTCAGAAATGAATCTCGTCTCGACAACGTTCAAGTCCTTTGACAATCAAAAGATCATCGTTCCCAACAATGAAATTTGGGACAGCGTGATTACGAACGTCACCGCAAACAACACTCGACGAGTCGACTTGACGTTTGGATGTGGTTACGACGACGACCTGGATCGTGTCGAGCAGGTCTTGACCGAAGCGGTCCACGATCATCCGCTTGTGCTCGAGGATCCAGCGCCGACCATCAAACTGAACGAACTCGCCGAATCGTCGGTCAACTTCATTGTTCGCCCCTGGTCCAAGACGACCGATTACTGGACCGTCCATTGGGATCTCACCCGCACCATCAAAAAGCGTTTCGATGAGGAGGGCATTTCGATTCCGTTCCCTCAACAGGATGTGCATGTCAAGACCGTGGCGGGCTCCGGAAAACCTTTGGGGTAA
- a CDS encoding sialate O-acetylesterase, translated as MLLAGPQTHSICPSIGDDPMYRIVILHAFLLLFVLIQKTDAKPPIRVFLVAGQSNAVGYDAPPQALPASDIDETVRFWWRCGDPPPDEHDSMSGRWVTLRHQPVGDPIKPKSGRQYGNYAQREGGFGPEMGFARTLAPRSPLPIAIIKIAFSGTHVAGDWNPNLSDREDSEDPNDSRGACYRSLLAETHQAISQLSQTYAPEIEAIVWVQGESDAQAAYVDAYQTNITTMIQELRKDLATPNLWVMLGVNTRFGGGHNPFMPKIVAAQQAVAHLDPHVQYVDCDGASIANHAHFDGQGTLQVGTRFANTLLRITAGR; from the coding sequence GTGCTGCTCGCTGGTCCACAAACCCATTCGATCTGCCCTTCCATCGGTGATGATCCCATGTACCGAATCGTGATCCTTCACGCTTTCTTGTTGCTGTTTGTCCTGATCCAAAAGACGGACGCGAAACCACCGATCCGCGTATTCCTTGTCGCGGGTCAATCGAATGCCGTTGGATATGACGCACCGCCACAGGCATTGCCGGCCAGTGACATCGACGAAACGGTGCGATTTTGGTGGCGATGTGGCGATCCGCCACCCGATGAGCATGATTCGATGAGTGGTCGATGGGTCACCCTTCGCCACCAACCCGTCGGGGATCCGATCAAGCCAAAGTCAGGCCGCCAGTACGGTAACTACGCGCAACGCGAAGGTGGTTTTGGACCGGAAATGGGATTCGCACGAACGCTCGCTCCTCGATCGCCGCTCCCCATCGCGATCATCAAGATCGCCTTCAGCGGGACCCATGTCGCGGGTGATTGGAACCCCAACCTTTCCGATCGGGAGGATAGCGAAGATCCAAATGACAGCCGCGGAGCCTGTTACCGGTCGTTGCTGGCGGAAACACACCAAGCCATCTCGCAGTTAAGTCAAACCTATGCGCCAGAGATCGAAGCGATCGTTTGGGTGCAAGGGGAAAGTGACGCTCAAGCCGCCTATGTCGACGCCTACCAAACCAACATCACCACGATGATTCAAGAGTTGCGTAAGGACTTGGCGACGCCCAATTTATGGGTCATGCTCGGAGTGAACACGAGATTCGGTGGTGGTCACAACCCCTTCATGCCCAAAATTGTTGCGGCGCAGCAAGCGGTTGCTCACCTCGATCCACACGTGCAGTACGTCGATTGCGACGGGGCATCGATCGCCAACCATGCGCATTTTGACGGCCAGGGAACGCTGCAGGTGGGAACGCGTTTCGCCAACACGCTGCTACGGATTACAGCGGGGCGATGA
- a CDS encoding sulfatase, with amino-acid sequence MNVRLAFSLTLSAALMVGSLLAPRDANGVDRPNILFIAVDDLRPEIACYDHPEMVTPNLDRLANHGVRFDHAYCNIAVCGASRASLMKGLRPNPNRFTSYLTRADKDAPNVPSLPMTLKENGYHTVSNGKIYHHRNDDIDAWSETPWSQPTTSMWWAIPENRPKTNNSKQRGPAFESADVPDDQYPDHQICSKTIEDIQRLSKQDAPFFVACGFYRPHLPFNAPKKYWDLYPESQVVLPNNMYFPENLSQAFAYTWGEMRAYRDIPAKGPVSEATARNLVRGYHACVSFIDVQIGRLLDELESLGIADNTIVVLWGDHGWQLGEHGFWCKHTNFEVATHTPLMIVAPEVQGDRVCQKLVEYVDIYPTLCDLAGVGKPSHLQGKSMTTLLHDVDSDFKDAVITRHGGGDSIRTSDFRYMEMRAQGGKGELQGVGLFDLRNNASENEDVSGETRYAPVLDALQTSLDLARKASSQE; translated from the coding sequence ATGAACGTCCGCCTCGCCTTTTCGCTTACCCTTAGCGCCGCCTTGATGGTCGGTTCCCTACTGGCGCCCCGTGATGCCAATGGGGTGGATCGTCCCAATATCCTGTTTATCGCGGTCGATGATTTACGTCCTGAAATCGCGTGCTACGATCACCCGGAAATGGTCACTCCGAACCTGGATCGATTGGCCAATCATGGGGTGCGATTCGATCATGCTTACTGCAACATCGCAGTTTGTGGTGCATCGCGAGCAAGTTTAATGAAAGGACTCCGGCCGAATCCCAATCGATTTACTTCTTACTTGACACGAGCGGACAAGGACGCGCCGAATGTTCCGTCACTGCCGATGACCTTGAAAGAAAACGGTTACCATACGGTCAGCAACGGCAAGATTTACCACCACCGCAACGACGACATCGATGCTTGGAGCGAAACGCCTTGGTCTCAACCGACCACGAGCATGTGGTGGGCGATTCCCGAGAACCGGCCCAAGACCAACAATTCCAAGCAGCGTGGGCCAGCGTTTGAATCGGCGGATGTCCCAGATGACCAGTACCCCGACCATCAAATCTGTAGCAAGACGATCGAAGACATTCAGCGATTATCCAAGCAGGATGCTCCCTTCTTTGTGGCCTGTGGGTTTTATCGCCCACATTTGCCATTCAATGCCCCGAAGAAGTACTGGGACCTATACCCTGAGTCGCAGGTGGTTCTTCCGAACAACATGTACTTCCCCGAGAACTTATCACAAGCGTTTGCCTACACTTGGGGCGAAATGCGAGCCTATCGAGACATCCCAGCCAAAGGTCCTGTTTCGGAAGCGACGGCTCGTAATTTGGTTCGTGGCTATCACGCGTGCGTCAGCTTTATCGATGTCCAAATCGGACGATTGCTCGATGAACTTGAATCGCTTGGTATCGCAGACAACACCATCGTCGTGTTGTGGGGTGACCATGGCTGGCAACTCGGAGAGCACGGTTTTTGGTGCAAACACACGAACTTTGAAGTGGCGACTCACACACCCTTGATGATTGTTGCCCCCGAGGTGCAAGGCGACCGGGTGTGTCAAAAATTGGTTGAATATGTTGATATCTATCCCACGCTATGTGATTTGGCGGGTGTTGGAAAACCAAGCCATCTGCAGGGCAAAAGCATGACAACACTGTTACACGACGTCGATTCGGATTTCAAAGATGCCGTGATCACGCGACACGGCGGTGGTGACTCGATCCGCACGTCAGACTTCCGGTACATGGAGATGCGAGCCCAAGGAGGAAAAGGAGAGCTGCAAGGAGTTGGCTTGTTCGATTTGCGAAACAATGCGTCGGAGAACGAAGACGTGAGTGGCGAGACAAGATATGCCCCAGTGCTTGATGCCTTGCAAACCTCCCTCGACTTAGCCCGGAAAGCGAGTTCTCAAGAATGA
- a CDS encoding DUF4832 domain-containing protein codes for MENWKQHPIGGEIRPEVWGCVFDSPSCAPEGQAFADCVNETHATWLMDTGMFRETAAKPRYQRAIEQVGRMGYEFHLAAAKVDAAELQETRVSVKVENRGVAPFYHKGWKVQLGLIDPVQGEVIEQWPTSWRLTGIQPGEGPTTWSTTLNLKAIAAGDYVVALSVPSNIKGGVSLRFANQTQDNDAKDWVSIGSLRIQP; via the coding sequence ATGGAGAATTGGAAACAGCATCCGATCGGTGGTGAGATCCGACCCGAGGTTTGGGGGTGCGTGTTTGATTCGCCGAGTTGTGCACCAGAAGGCCAAGCCTTTGCGGATTGCGTGAACGAGACCCACGCGACTTGGTTGATGGATACGGGGATGTTTCGCGAGACAGCCGCGAAGCCCCGCTATCAACGTGCGATCGAGCAGGTCGGTCGGATGGGGTACGAGTTTCATCTGGCTGCGGCAAAGGTGGATGCAGCCGAGTTACAAGAAACGAGGGTCAGCGTGAAGGTGGAAAATCGTGGCGTCGCGCCATTTTACCACAAGGGATGGAAGGTTCAGCTGGGGTTGATCGATCCCGTCCAGGGTGAAGTGATCGAGCAGTGGCCGACTTCGTGGCGGTTGACCGGAATTCAGCCCGGCGAGGGACCCACAACGTGGTCGACGACGCTCAACCTCAAGGCGATTGCTGCGGGCGACTACGTGGTCGCCCTTAGCGTTCCGTCCAATATCAAAGGAGGTGTTTCGCTGCGGTTTGCAAACCAGACGCAAGACAACGACGCCAAGGACTGGGTTTCGATCGGTTCGCTCCGCATTCAACCGTAG
- a CDS encoding sulfatase-like hydrolase/transferase produces MQFSLFVFLACWISSNATAAEETPSGKRPNVLFILADDQSPFDLKLYNPVSKLDTPTLDRLASEGMVIDGAYHMGSWSGAVCTPSRHMIMSGRTVWHIPDRKPNSKSNPNIGNADRVPPDLADYTMAAVFNRAGYDTMRTCKAGNSYDAANKKFTVLHQSVKRGATDETGSAWHAERVLDYLADRERTHDEDPFLIYFGFSHPHDPRNGKEGLLEKYGAVNHTDKNSLPPANANQPELPINYLPEHPFHHGHPKLRDEVAVSGVWEKRDERTIRNELGREFACSENIDIQIARVLEKLDAMGELDNTYIFYTADHGMAIGRHGLQGKQNLYQHTWRVPLIVKGPGIPAGRRATGNTYLLDVLPTLCDLTGVEAPETSEGTSFRSVLEGQTDSIRDVLFGVYCGGTKPGMRCVKQGDWKLIKYDVLDGQVRQTQLFNLAQNPHEFLIQHPSPHPNLADDPKYAERLEQMEALLLSEMKRLDDPYRLWDQPKD; encoded by the coding sequence ATGCAATTCAGCCTGTTCGTGTTCCTCGCCTGCTGGATTTCGTCCAACGCAACGGCGGCGGAAGAGACCCCCTCCGGTAAGCGTCCGAACGTCCTTTTTATTCTGGCCGACGACCAGTCGCCATTTGATTTGAAACTCTATAACCCGGTTTCGAAACTTGACACACCGACACTGGATCGATTGGCGTCCGAAGGGATGGTGATCGATGGGGCGTATCATATGGGATCATGGTCGGGTGCCGTCTGCACGCCGTCGCGGCATATGATCATGAGCGGACGAACGGTATGGCACATCCCGGATCGCAAGCCAAATTCAAAGAGCAATCCCAACATCGGAAATGCCGATCGGGTGCCTCCCGATTTGGCCGACTACACCATGGCTGCGGTCTTCAATCGTGCGGGCTACGATACCATGCGAACCTGCAAGGCGGGCAACAGCTACGATGCGGCCAATAAGAAATTCACCGTCTTGCATCAATCGGTAAAACGGGGCGCGACGGATGAAACCGGCAGTGCATGGCACGCCGAACGCGTGCTGGATTACCTGGCAGATCGAGAGCGGACCCACGATGAAGACCCCTTCTTGATCTACTTTGGTTTTTCGCACCCCCATGATCCACGCAATGGCAAAGAGGGATTGTTGGAAAAGTATGGCGCGGTCAATCACACCGACAAGAACTCCTTGCCGCCGGCCAACGCCAATCAGCCTGAGTTACCCATCAACTATTTACCGGAGCATCCGTTTCACCACGGCCATCCAAAGCTTCGCGATGAAGTCGCCGTCAGCGGCGTCTGGGAAAAACGTGATGAGCGAACCATTCGCAATGAGCTAGGACGCGAGTTTGCATGCAGCGAGAATATCGACATTCAAATCGCTCGAGTGCTCGAAAAACTCGATGCCATGGGTGAACTCGACAACACATACATCTTCTACACCGCCGACCATGGGATGGCGATTGGTCGCCATGGTTTGCAAGGAAAACAGAACCTCTATCAACACACATGGCGAGTTCCCTTGATCGTCAAGGGCCCCGGCATCCCCGCCGGACGACGCGCAACGGGCAATACCTATTTGCTGGATGTCTTACCCACGCTTTGCGATTTGACTGGAGTCGAGGCCCCGGAAACGAGCGAAGGAACCAGTTTTCGATCGGTACTGGAAGGCCAAACCGATTCCATTCGTGACGTTCTATTTGGCGTCTATTGCGGCGGCACGAAACCAGGCATGCGATGTGTCAAGCAAGGTGATTGGAAGTTGATCAAGTACGACGTTTTGGACGGTCAGGTTCGTCAGACGCAACTGTTCAACTTGGCACAAAACCCTCATGAGTTTCTGATTCAGCATCCGTCACCTCACCCAAATTTGGCTGACGACCCAAAGTATGCCGAAAGGCTCGAGCAGATGGAAGCGCTGTTGCTCAGTGAGATGAAACGACTTGACGATCCCTATCGATTGTGGGACCAACCCAAGGATTGA
- a CDS encoding retropepsin-like aspartic protease family protein has protein sequence MRIRPLLLVLLSSPCLLMASWGVAVEAETEAKYSPDVVAKAEAILESSELRRSGKTITSTATSDLSRSLVSLSRSERELKLIQQSSRVALAKVNENRRNLQLMNARIGELNLQLARVTGISTQANNQMVGLIEASRSQLRALMAERETLKEQLDAERSKVANAETDYAETVLAIRQDYEKLQDAISKSLQKPDVQIAIRVMARNFDTPKEITAAEILKPVNKRIERIEQEIFRESIPLESSPNGSLSLTAVIGNKPVKMIIDSGASLVVLPAKNAVELGVDVPVDSRVLRLVMANGQTISARAVVLPRIRIGEFEAENVEAAILDESATAAEPLLGMSFLGNFKFELNPTEKTISLLRVAPE, from the coding sequence ATGCGTATCCGTCCTTTGTTGCTCGTCTTGCTTTCGTCTCCATGCTTGTTGATGGCCTCGTGGGGCGTTGCAGTGGAAGCCGAGACGGAGGCCAAATACAGTCCAGACGTGGTTGCGAAGGCCGAGGCGATCTTGGAATCGTCAGAGCTTCGTCGCAGTGGAAAAACCATCACCTCGACTGCGACGAGCGACCTTTCGCGATCGCTCGTTTCTTTGTCTCGTTCGGAGCGAGAATTGAAGTTGATCCAACAGTCATCGAGGGTTGCCCTCGCGAAGGTCAATGAAAACCGGCGCAACTTGCAGTTGATGAATGCTCGAATCGGTGAGCTCAACTTACAACTTGCTCGAGTCACCGGCATCAGCACGCAAGCCAACAATCAAATGGTGGGTTTGATCGAGGCGAGTCGCTCTCAACTGCGCGCGTTGATGGCCGAACGCGAAACGCTCAAGGAACAACTCGATGCGGAGCGTTCCAAAGTCGCCAATGCGGAGACCGATTACGCCGAAACCGTTTTGGCGATTCGTCAAGATTACGAGAAACTGCAGGATGCGATCTCAAAATCCCTGCAGAAGCCCGACGTTCAGATCGCGATTCGTGTCATGGCGAGGAACTTCGATACGCCCAAGGAGATCACGGCTGCTGAGATCCTCAAACCGGTTAACAAACGCATCGAACGCATCGAACAAGAGATCTTTCGCGAATCGATTCCCCTAGAAAGTTCCCCGAACGGGTCCTTATCGCTGACGGCGGTGATCGGCAACAAACCGGTGAAGATGATTATCGATAGTGGTGCTTCCTTGGTCGTTTTGCCTGCCAAGAATGCCGTCGAACTGGGAGTGGACGTCCCGGTTGATTCTCGCGTCTTGAGGCTTGTGATGGCCAATGGTCAGACGATTTCTGCACGGGCGGTCGTCTTGCCTCGAATACGAATTGGCGAGTTCGAAGCCGAGAATGTTGAAGCAGCGATCTTGGATGAGAGTGCCACTGCTGCCGAACCGCTGTTGGGGATGAGCTTCCTGGGGAATTTCAAGTTCGAACTCAACCCGACGGAAAAGACCATTTCGCTGCTGCGAGTTGCGCCGGAGTAG
- the yacG gene encoding DNA gyrase inhibitor YacG, whose protein sequence is MNSKLNCPSCGTRFFSDETDAMPFCCQRCRLIDLGRWLDEEIGMPFEGEPGDVPVEHRNGDPEARADD, encoded by the coding sequence ATGAATTCCAAGCTGAACTGCCCGAGCTGTGGAACCCGTTTTTTTTCGGACGAAACGGATGCCATGCCCTTTTGCTGTCAACGTTGCCGACTGATCGACCTTGGTCGCTGGTTGGATGAAGAAATCGGAATGCCCTTTGAAGGTGAACCTGGCGACGTTCCGGTAGAGCACCGCAATGGGGACCCGGAAGCCCGCGCGGACGATTGA
- the greA gene encoding transcription elongation factor GreA yields MAESVPMTREGYNKIKAEIKRLEQEVLPLITDKIAEARAEGDLKENAEYHAQRENQGMTMAKVNELKDKIARASIIDLSQLPKDEVVFGCTVTVEDLAYGDEEQFTLVGAGDEDYDSGKILVTSPFGQGLIGKKVGETAEIEAPAGKMKFKILKIELNL; encoded by the coding sequence ATGGCCGAATCAGTACCCATGACTCGGGAGGGATACAACAAGATCAAAGCCGAAATCAAGCGACTTGAGCAGGAGGTCTTGCCGTTGATCACGGACAAGATCGCCGAAGCTCGCGCCGAAGGTGACCTGAAGGAGAACGCGGAATACCATGCCCAGCGAGAGAACCAGGGCATGACCATGGCCAAGGTCAATGAATTGAAGGACAAAATTGCTCGCGCGTCGATTATCGATCTATCGCAGTTGCCGAAGGACGAAGTCGTTTTCGGATGCACCGTCACGGTCGAAGATTTGGCCTATGGCGACGAGGAACAATTCACACTCGTGGGTGCCGGCGACGAAGACTACGATAGCGGAAAAATATTGGTGACCAGCCCGTTTGGGCAAGGCTTGATCGGCAAGAAGGTTGGTGAGACGGCCGAAATTGAGGCACCGGCTGGCAAGATGAAGTTCAAGATCTTGAAGATTGAATTGAACCTCTAG
- the crtI gene encoding phytoene desaturase family protein, with protein MSPKKVVIVGAGPGGLAAAMQLAHAGCDVTILEQKQVVGGRTSAIERDGFRFDCGPTFFLYPRVLSEIFSSVGFELAEEVPMQRLDPQYRITFGGGGQLDCTPNLETMEAQIAQLNPKDVGAFERYLSDNRIKLEKFRPILESPFNTIWDLLRPSVLAALPNLHPTRSLGQELQRYFSDPRLVIAFGFQAKYLGMSPFKCPSLFSILSFLEYEYGVWHPIGGCSRVSEKMADLAQSLGVRLRLAEPVHSVDIVEGRLVAVESDQRRYEADAFVVNADFADWITRTVPDHLRTRWKNDRIENKKFSCSTFMLYLGIEGLYQDLPHHNIHISRDYEKNLTEIEKTHVLGDAPSFYVQNAGVTDPSLAPPGCSTLYVLVPVTHQHENVDWKIESDRYRELVLDRMSQIGLSDVRQRIRFEHRITPADWQRDYCIYRGATFNLAHHLSQMLHLRPKNRFDELDGLYLVGGGTHPGSGLPVIYESSRITTRLLLEDLGMRS; from the coding sequence GTGTCTCCTAAAAAGGTGGTTATCGTCGGCGCGGGTCCTGGCGGTTTGGCAGCAGCGATGCAGTTGGCGCATGCCGGTTGCGACGTGACGATCCTCGAGCAAAAACAAGTGGTCGGTGGTCGAACGTCTGCGATCGAACGTGATGGATTTCGCTTCGATTGTGGGCCCACTTTCTTCCTCTACCCGCGCGTGCTCTCGGAGATCTTTTCATCGGTCGGCTTTGAGCTTGCCGAAGAAGTGCCGATGCAACGGCTTGATCCTCAATACCGAATCACCTTTGGTGGTGGTGGGCAGCTTGATTGCACGCCAAACCTCGAGACCATGGAAGCCCAGATTGCTCAGTTGAATCCCAAAGACGTTGGCGCGTTTGAAAGATACTTGAGTGACAACCGAATCAAACTTGAGAAGTTTCGCCCCATTCTCGAGTCCCCCTTTAACACGATCTGGGATCTGTTGCGGCCATCCGTCCTGGCGGCCCTACCCAATCTCCACCCCACCCGTTCGCTGGGCCAAGAATTGCAGCGGTATTTTTCGGATCCGCGGCTGGTGATCGCTTTTGGGTTCCAAGCAAAGTATCTCGGCATGTCGCCGTTTAAGTGTCCAAGCCTGTTCAGCATCTTGTCCTTTTTGGAATACGAGTATGGTGTTTGGCACCCGATTGGCGGTTGTAGCCGTGTCAGTGAGAAGATGGCTGACTTGGCTCAGTCACTCGGCGTCCGACTTCGACTCGCTGAACCCGTTCACTCCGTTGACATTGTTGAGGGACGATTGGTCGCTGTCGAATCGGATCAACGACGCTACGAAGCGGACGCCTTCGTCGTCAACGCCGACTTTGCCGACTGGATCACGCGCACCGTGCCGGACCATCTTCGAACCCGATGGAAGAACGATCGGATCGAGAACAAAAAGTTCTCCTGCAGCACCTTCATGTTGTACCTTGGCATCGAGGGGCTCTATCAAGATCTGCCTCATCACAATATCCATATCAGTCGGGACTACGAGAAAAACCTTACGGAAATTGAAAAGACGCACGTGCTTGGTGACGCCCCTTCGTTTTATGTCCAAAACGCGGGTGTCACCGATCCCTCGCTTGCCCCGCCCGGATGCAGCACACTGTATGTCTTGGTGCCCGTCACCCACCAGCATGAAAATGTTGACTGGAAGATCGAATCGGACCGCTATCGCGAGTTGGTCCTCGATCGAATGTCACAAATCGGACTTAGCGACGTTCGTCAACGGATTCGTTTCGAACATCGGATTACGCCAGCCGATTGGCAACGCGACTACTGCATCTATCGTGGAGCGACGTTCAATTTGGCGCATCACTTGTCGCAAATGCTGCACCTGAGGCCCAAGAATCGCTTTGATGAACTCGACGGGTTGTACTTGGTCGGTGGCGGAACGCACCCCGGCAGCGGCTTGCCGGTGATCTATGAATCGAGCCGGATCACGACCCGACTGTTGCTAGAGGATTTAGGCATGCGTTCATGA